In the Oncorhynchus keta strain PuntledgeMale-10-30-2019 chromosome 14, Oket_V2, whole genome shotgun sequence genome, one interval contains:
- the LOC118393343 gene encoding voltage-dependent anion-selective channel protein 2-like isoform X1 — MCFLLHCALLRETERSETSLIAPYIRVMSDKGGEKASLVKKEGESPAAQASQNKGAPCVPCCHKVTMAVPPAYSDLGKSAKDIFSKGYGFGIVKLDLKTKAQSGVEFATSGSSNTDTGKAAGNLETKYKVKELGLSFNQKWNTDNTLTTEVSIEDQLAKGLKLALDTSFVPNTGKKSAKLKTGYKRDFINLGCDLDFDMAGPTVHAAAVLGYEGWLAGYQMAFDTAKSKLSQNNFALGYKAGDFQLHTNVNDGTEFGGSIYQKVNCHLETAINLAWTAGSNNTRFGIGAKYQLDKDASLSAKVNNASLIGVGYTQVLRPGVKLTLSALIDGKNFNAGGHKVGMGFELEA, encoded by the exons AGTCATGTCAGACAAAGGCGGAGAGAAGGCGAGCCTGGtgaagaaggagggggagagtcCAGCAGCACAGGCCAGTCAGAACAAAGGAGCTCCCTGTGTGCCATGTTGCCACAAGG TCACCATGGCTGTTCCTCCTGCATACTCAGACCTGGGAAAATCCGCCAAAGACATCTTCAGCAAGGGCTATG gCTTTGGAATTGTGAAACTGGACCTAAAGACCAAGGCCCAGAGTGGAGTT GAGTTTGCGACCTCGGGCTCCAGTAACACAGACACAGGGAAGGCAGCAGGTAACCTGGAGACCAAATATAAGGTGAAGGAGCTGGGCCTGAGCTTCAACCAGAAATGGAACACAGACAACACCCTGACCACCGAGGTCTCCATAGAGGACCAG TTGGCTAAGGGCTTGAAGCTGGCTCTGGACACTTCATTCGTGCCCAACACTGG TAAGAAGAGTGCCAAGCTGAAGACTGGTTACAAGCGGGACTTCATCAACCTGGGCTGTGACCTGGACTTTGACATGGCCGGCCCCACGGTCCACGCTGCTGCCGTGCTGGGCTAcgagggctggctggctgggtacCAGATGGCCTTCGACACAGCCAAGTCCAAACTGTCCCAGAACAACTTTGCCCTGGGATACAAGGCTGGGGACTTCCAGCTCCACACCAATGT TAACGACGGTACAGAGTTCGGTGGCTCCATCTACCAGAAGGTGAACTGCCACTTGGAAACAGCCATCAACCTGGCCTGGACGGCCGGCAGCAACAACACACGCTTTGGCATCGGAGCCAAATACCAGCTGGACAAGGACGCTTCCCTGTCT gCCAAAGTCAACAACGCCAGTCTGATTGGAGTCGGCTACACACAGGTCCTCCGGCCAG gagtGAAGCTGACTCTCTCAGCTCTGATCGATGGGAAGAACTTCAACGCAGGCGGCCACAAGGTTGGCATGGGCTTTGAGCTGGAGGCAtaa
- the LOC118393343 gene encoding voltage-dependent anion-selective channel protein 2-like isoform X3, with protein sequence MCFLLHCALLRETERSETSLIAPYIRVMSDKGGEKASLVKKEGESPAAQASQNKGAPCVPCCHKVTMAVPPAYSDLGKSAKDIFSKGYGFGIVKLDLKTKAQSGVEFATSGSSNTDTGKAAGNLETKYKVKELGLSFNQKWNTDNTLTTEVSIEDQLAKGLKLALDTSFVPNTGKKSAKLKTGYKRDFINLGCDLDFDMAGPTVHAAAVLGYEGWLAGYQMAFDTAKSKLSQNNFALGYKAGDFQLHTNVNDGTEFGGSIYQKVNCHLETAINLAWTAGSNNTRFGIGAKYQLDKDASLSAKVNNASLIGVGYTQVLRPGKSEADSLSSDRWEELQRRRPQGWHGL encoded by the exons AGTCATGTCAGACAAAGGCGGAGAGAAGGCGAGCCTGGtgaagaaggagggggagagtcCAGCAGCACAGGCCAGTCAGAACAAAGGAGCTCCCTGTGTGCCATGTTGCCACAAGG TCACCATGGCTGTTCCTCCTGCATACTCAGACCTGGGAAAATCCGCCAAAGACATCTTCAGCAAGGGCTATG gCTTTGGAATTGTGAAACTGGACCTAAAGACCAAGGCCCAGAGTGGAGTT GAGTTTGCGACCTCGGGCTCCAGTAACACAGACACAGGGAAGGCAGCAGGTAACCTGGAGACCAAATATAAGGTGAAGGAGCTGGGCCTGAGCTTCAACCAGAAATGGAACACAGACAACACCCTGACCACCGAGGTCTCCATAGAGGACCAG TTGGCTAAGGGCTTGAAGCTGGCTCTGGACACTTCATTCGTGCCCAACACTGG TAAGAAGAGTGCCAAGCTGAAGACTGGTTACAAGCGGGACTTCATCAACCTGGGCTGTGACCTGGACTTTGACATGGCCGGCCCCACGGTCCACGCTGCTGCCGTGCTGGGCTAcgagggctggctggctgggtacCAGATGGCCTTCGACACAGCCAAGTCCAAACTGTCCCAGAACAACTTTGCCCTGGGATACAAGGCTGGGGACTTCCAGCTCCACACCAATGT TAACGACGGTACAGAGTTCGGTGGCTCCATCTACCAGAAGGTGAACTGCCACTTGGAAACAGCCATCAACCTGGCCTGGACGGCCGGCAGCAACAACACACGCTTTGGCATCGGAGCCAAATACCAGCTGGACAAGGACGCTTCCCTGTCT gCCAAAGTCAACAACGCCAGTCTGATTGGAGTCGGCTACACACAGGTCCTCCGGCCAGGTAA gagtGAAGCTGACTCTCTCAGCTCTGATCGATGGGAAGAACTTCAACGCAGGCGGCCACAAGGTTGGCATGGGCTTTGA
- the LOC118393343 gene encoding voltage-dependent anion-selective channel protein 2-like isoform X2, with product MAVPPAYSDLGKSAKDIFSKGYGFGIVKLDLKTKAQSGVEFATSGSSNTDTGKAAGNLETKYKVKELGLSFNQKWNTDNTLTTEVSIEDQLAKGLKLALDTSFVPNTGKKSAKLKTGYKRDFINLGCDLDFDMAGPTVHAAAVLGYEGWLAGYQMAFDTAKSKLSQNNFALGYKAGDFQLHTNVNDGTEFGGSIYQKVNCHLETAINLAWTAGSNNTRFGIGAKYQLDKDASLSAKVNNASLIGVGYTQVLRPGVKLTLSALIDGKNFNAGGHKVGMGFELEA from the exons ATGGCTGTTCCTCCTGCATACTCAGACCTGGGAAAATCCGCCAAAGACATCTTCAGCAAGGGCTATG gCTTTGGAATTGTGAAACTGGACCTAAAGACCAAGGCCCAGAGTGGAGTT GAGTTTGCGACCTCGGGCTCCAGTAACACAGACACAGGGAAGGCAGCAGGTAACCTGGAGACCAAATATAAGGTGAAGGAGCTGGGCCTGAGCTTCAACCAGAAATGGAACACAGACAACACCCTGACCACCGAGGTCTCCATAGAGGACCAG TTGGCTAAGGGCTTGAAGCTGGCTCTGGACACTTCATTCGTGCCCAACACTGG TAAGAAGAGTGCCAAGCTGAAGACTGGTTACAAGCGGGACTTCATCAACCTGGGCTGTGACCTGGACTTTGACATGGCCGGCCCCACGGTCCACGCTGCTGCCGTGCTGGGCTAcgagggctggctggctgggtacCAGATGGCCTTCGACACAGCCAAGTCCAAACTGTCCCAGAACAACTTTGCCCTGGGATACAAGGCTGGGGACTTCCAGCTCCACACCAATGT TAACGACGGTACAGAGTTCGGTGGCTCCATCTACCAGAAGGTGAACTGCCACTTGGAAACAGCCATCAACCTGGCCTGGACGGCCGGCAGCAACAACACACGCTTTGGCATCGGAGCCAAATACCAGCTGGACAAGGACGCTTCCCTGTCT gCCAAAGTCAACAACGCCAGTCTGATTGGAGTCGGCTACACACAGGTCCTCCGGCCAG gagtGAAGCTGACTCTCTCAGCTCTGATCGATGGGAAGAACTTCAACGCAGGCGGCCACAAGGTTGGCATGGGCTTTGAGCTGGAGGCAtaa